Within the Camelus dromedarius isolate mCamDro1 chromosome 9, mCamDro1.pat, whole genome shotgun sequence genome, the region CACCAATCACAGGCCACACCTCTGAGCCAGGAAGAGGGTCAGGAAGTTTTGTCTAACCTGGTGCTGGAAGGAGAACATTGGGAAATGGCTGGTGAATATCAGAAAAGATTACCACAGGAACTTCAAAGGCACCCTTAACCTTCTTTTGCTTGTTCTGGAATTCCCTTATTTTCCCCAGATCATAGTTTCTCTACTTGCTTTCTGCCCTGATCAAATAATTCTCTGATTCCTGTTCTGTCCACTTTCAGGCTCATGGACACTGCAGTTAAGACAGTTCTAAAGAAAAGCCTCTCTTCAGATAATTGCAAACAAGGATTGTTTATGTCAGTGGtgcaagaagaaaaggaaaggaaagaaatttgcaCAATTTGTTCTCACTTTCtccattttatgtatttctggttttcctcaatttttttccttctctttcttgccaGTCTCCTGCTTAATctcttttatcaaaaaaaaaaaattactcaactcttcatttttccttcttcttagcTATTTGGTCCAATCGACAAAGAATTCTGTGGGATTGCAGAATTCTAATTCTGTTGGTTTCCCAAGCCCCTAAATCCAGATGAATTTGTATCCTGAGATATTTACTGTATCTCAGGAGTTACCAACCTGTCTGAACAATGACTCGGTTTTGCTGGATCTTTCTCTCACTTGATAATTGAGAGCCTAGCCTGCTACAGAGGCCTCTAAGTGTATCTGAAAGTCCCAAAGAGTCATAGGCATAATTCATTCTAttgcacttcatttttttttagcctGAGCTTTGCTCAAACTGTATTTTttgcaaattgaaggtttgtggcaaccctgcatcaaccCAGTCTATCAGTCCCATTTTTCTAACAGCACttgctcatttcatgtctctgtatCCCATTtcattaattctcacaatatttcaaactttttcattattattatgtaataGTGATCtatgatctttgatgttactattccAAAAAGATTTTATGACTCtatgaaggctcagatgatgttTAGCATGTTTtagcaatacagtatttttaagtaCGGTATCCATATTGTTTTTTGCACATAATGCTGTTgaacacttaatagactacagtacagagtaaacataacttttatatgcactgggaaaacaaaaaattcttatgactcactttattgcaatggtCTGGAATGGAATTCACAATATCTCCCAGGTATGCCTGTATCTTAGTGAACGGGTCCATTACTATGACTGGAATCTTCAGTTTTACTCCCTTCCTACTGTTCATGGTCAACTTACTCAGTCCAGATCCAAGCACCCTGCTGTGTAGTTCCTAATGTACCAAAACTGTCAGCATTCCTTAAGGTAGATTGCTTCACTCACACTGCATTTTACTCTGTCAAAAGGGGAACTAGAACAGGACTGCTTATAACCCTGATGTGTACACCATAAAACAGATCCAAATGAAGAACACCATGGTGCCCTCAGAGAACTAGAGGCTGTATTACTGGGTCAAGCAAGCTACCAAGTCTGACCCTACAACCCCTAGGATGATTACTTTCCCTGAAAATCCTCCATCTCTCCAGCAAATAGATTCCCcctgccagctctgcccctcaccaGACACACCTGAAGTCCAACCATAGATCTAGCCTAGGACCTCTACATTTTAACCAAGAACACAACAAAACAGTATAACCCAACCAAAAGCAGGAACAAATTTAGAAGCACAGGGCTGGGAAGACATCCCATTGTTGGAAGCCAATCATGAGGAGGACGGGGCAATGAAGCTAGCCCACAGCAGGTTTGGGCGACGTGAGGAGACTCCAAAGTGAACACACACTGACTTCTAAACCCAGCGACCACTGAGAAGGCACCGCACGGTACCTTCAGAGCCCGACAACCCCCGCCCCCAAACCTCGCCCAGGAACCGCGGGGGGCAGTGCGCCGGCAGGGTACAGTCTTCGCGCCCGCCCAGCCCAGCGCCCCGGGACGCCCGTGGGCGGGGCCTGAGCatctccccgcccccaccgcccgcCACTCGCGTCACCTGACCGGCCCCAGGCTCACGTGATCCGGCCCCAGCGCCGCCATTTTGGAGCTCCGGATGAGGAGGGGAAAAGCGggggaaaagagggaaaagagccGGGAGAGAGGCGGGCAAGGACGAGGGCGAGGGTACGGCCAGCCTCCTGGCCGGCCAAAGGAGGCTCGCGGAAGCAGCAGCTGCCGCCCGACCGCAGGTACCGCGCCCCGGGGCCACCCCTCAGCCCGCTGTTAGCGCCGCCGCCGGCCATGTGTTTCCTCCCCTCAGGCCTCTACCGGCGCCCGCTTCCTCCTCAGCCTGCCGACACCCGCCCGGTGCTCGCCACATGCCCCAAGTTCCGTGTCCCTTTTCAGACCTCTGTGCCGCCTACCGCAAGGCCTGTGGAGACCCCGGGCTAGCccggcagctgggggtggggggatcctGCCGCTCCCCGCATACTGTCACCAACCTTGTCTGCAGGCAGGCCCGCCGAGGCGTCGCTTCCTTTCCCTCTGCATCTGTGAAACCGTTTAGGCCAGTCGGGATGGAGCGAACAGCGGTGTCCTCACCGCATCCCTTGATTACTTTTCTTCAGCCGCATTGCCCCAGACCTTTAGCCACTGCTTGGTGTAGGAAAAAGCTAGTACATCAAAGCAATCCTAGCCTTCTGCCCATATTTAGAGCCTGTTCGATGAAGTAGTCTCCCTAGAGATCACTGAGATCCTTGGGGAaatctcccaccttgtaagaccTGGGGGCATCCGGAGTGAATGGTTTGTGTGTGGAAGGCCCGGATGACTAATTAGGCGGCGGCCACCATCGTAACCCGTAGGCGATCTTTTTGGTTACTGTAGTGAGCTGTAATTGGCAATCAGTCTGCATCTCTCTTATCCGGCAATCACTGGGTTTGTCACTTCTTTTGAGTTTGTACTTTATTCAGTACACTGCTCTGAGTCAGCGTATGGGTTGCATTATTGATTACAAAAGAAAGCCTGACCCTCCGTTCCTTTACCTCACTAACtcgtttaaaattaaatttagggGAAAGCCAAATACAGCTTCTGCCGTGGCAGTGAGCTATTTACTTAACCCTAATCGATAAAGTTGCATTCTAGGTGAAACGAATACAAAGTCTTTGATCTTTTAGATTCATTCTAGCTTAAGAAtaagaaacagaagcaaagaaataGAGGGCCAGGGTAGGAAACAGCGTTAGACGGTATATAGGTCAGTCCAccctgttttatctttttatgttGCCATTCAGTTGTAGAACTGTTGTAAGTTTTCAGAATCATTCTTTAGATTGTATTTTGGTTAAGATTTAAATGGCAAAATACAGTTTATTGTTTCTTATTCATTAGAAAGTGATACCAGTAAAACCAATATTATTCTGAGTCAATTAGATAAGTTCTGagtttaaacataaaatacacaATTATTGGAGAAGTTTccagagctatttttttttttcctaacttgtGCACAATCCAGAAGTCTGCTTGTTAGGTAAATTATGTAAATTTGCATCATGTAATCAAGTTGCATGAACATTCTTCTGAATTTCTTTCTGACATGCAGTATTGGGCAATATTGCACtgccgaaaaaaaaaaaatctttgtttcacCAAGAAAATGTTTGATACTATATACTTTAATTCTTGGCCACAGCTGGATTTTGAAGATTGATCCAAGGGACTGTATAAATTTCAGGAATTGATATGAAAGacactggctctgccacttaacagCCATgtaaccttgggtaagtcacttaaacTGCACTGAGTGTTTCCTTACTTGTAAAGTTGTGTAACCGCACCTAGCCTGCCCCCAAAAAGAGTTAAgaggtgagggtatagctcagtgggtggagcacatgcttggcatgcacgaggtcgtgggttcaatccccagtgcctccattaaattaaaaaaaaataataatttaaaaataaatgaacctaattacctcccccctcaaaaaaaaaaaaaagttatgaggCTCAAACACACTAACATGTTTGATACAGCCTAGCTGTAAAGGGCTGCTGTTCTTTTCAGCATTGATACTTTGTACACTTTTGTTGTTCACACTGAGAATTAAGAACATTGTATATTGAGAAAGGATGGATTTAGAATCAGACCTGAATTCCAGTTCTGCAAAAAAAGAGGCCAGTATTACCAAGAAGTACATAAGTAGTACACAGAATCTACACTGGCACTAGTCTGTGGACTGTAAACTCCTCAAGGACAGGGATTCCCTCTTACTCGGTTTGGTAGTCTCCAGCACATTGCTTGGCACATGATAccgtgctcagtaaatgttaaatcGGAGTATTAGTTAACGTTAGTTAGACCTCATGTCTTACCTGCAGCTGCCAAATTCAAATATTCTCCCAGGCTGGAGGCCAGCTGAGAAATCTTAAACTATGAAATTCATATACTTTGAAATTTATACTCAAATTTTTTCTTGGTGGcaattaataattacattaagcTAAGGAGGCTTTAGTTCAAGTAAATTATAGCTGATGTTAGTAAggtaaattttttcaaaaaggaaaaaaaagcaaggtaAATCTACAGGTAACATAAGCAGTTTCCAGGGAACTTTTCATAAGCAGTTTTTAACTCAGGAACATGGAAGTTCATCCAGCACAAGTCTTGTTTTACATCTGCAGAATGTAAAACCCCCCACAACAgcgacttgcctaaggtcacacagctaactgAGGTTCCTCTAGGAGGTGAACCCATGAGCCATGTCCCCTGCCTTTTGGCTAgggcaaaataaatgttttatattttagaattacAATAATCTGGAAGAATGAGGAATTGGCCATCACTTCtctaacacaatttttttttctagttgggaaagaacacattttagtctgaaagaaaacattctttataTAACATACTGAACTGTCTTCGTTCAGACACAGAAAATTACAGCCTTTCTCCGGTCCCACCCAGACCCACATGAATTGTTCAACTTGATTTTGCTTATGATAACCATACTGCTGTAACTGAAAGGAACTAATTAGATATACAGATAAACCAAATAGCAAATCATAAGGAAATAAAGACAACTGAAATAATTTGGCTCTTTTCTTGGGGAAGACATAATTATAAGCTTTTGCCTGTGGAATTCTGTTGTCTAAGGAAGATCTGAGATTCAGTGGAAAAGGCTGTACAGCTTTTCTGGTTTGGGATAcagcttgtatttatttatttgtaataacatGAGATTCTTGGTCTAATATTATGTCTAAAGATTCCAAACAAGCAATCCCCTGCTTGCTGACAGCTagagcccctcctcctcctggtaaACCTTACTTTTCAGCCATGATGGTCTTCTCGGTAATCCCCAGGTCGCATGCTTATTCTCACTTCTGAAAATTTAATAATGTTAAGGCTGCTTTCTTGTCAACAGAATTCCAAGCAAGCAAATGGCACACTCAAATTAGGATAATTCAAGGAGGATGCATTTACAAAGATACTTACAATAAAGGGGTAGGACTTGTATAGGCCAACCACAGGAACAGTTTGGTTATCCAGAGCTGGCAGCATCAGGAGAAGGCAGAGGTACCGGAACCAGGAGAGTCCTTGTAGAACAGCCGGCCTGGCGAGAATGGCCTTGTGTTGAGGAACACAGCCAGTTCAGGGTGACCTCGAGGGAGGGAACGAGGGAAATGAATATGTTGCTGTTCCTCTGCAGCCTCCTTCTGATCCCCTGTCATGGCTTCCCATTGGCATAACTCAACCAGAAAGCAGAGAGCCTGGGAGCCTGATGATGTAATCCCTCCTGAGACAGAGCAGAGTGGACAAGAGGAGACACTGAGCCCACAGGGGCAGGTGGATGAGGTCCGGCATGCTCTTCTTTTGGAATCCAGTGTGCATCTTACCTCTTCGAGAAGGCTTGGCTCACCTTCCTAGACCAAAATGGGCTCTTTTCAGTCTCTGTTAGGATTTGGTCATTGCCTGTGGCCTCTTGACTATTTCACTGTGTGTACTGTTGGGTTGTTTTAAAGCTGTTaattctttttaacttctttcGACTCAACCCAGTTTGAAACTCTGTGAGTTTAAgtttttttccattcttcccGGTATTTTGCTTGGTGCCTTGcatgtaacaatttttttttctaattttttattttaaaagatattaaacatttacacaaagtagaaagaatagtataatgaactgCTAGGTACTCGTCACTCCAGTTAGAAAATTTGTCATTCTTACTTTGTACCCACCTTCTCCACTCGCCCTCCCCCCAaccatggtaatttttttttaagatgaatttaCACTGGTCTCTGAGGCCATGGACAGTATGCGGATAATCATAATCCAGGTTGTCATCATTCTTGAGCCAGTGGGACTGTATTTATACTCctcattttcatctcttttattaTTCAATTAAATTTTACTTCACGACATACAatcatgcatgtgtgtgtatatgtatgtatgtaggtgtgtgtgtgtatgtgtgtgtgtgtatatatgtatatatacacacacacacatacacattggTAGCCTAAGtgaaatttttgtgaaaattttgGCATGAACCTAACTTCCTCTCAGTGTATACTTTATTATGAGCTGTTTGTCTAACCTTTTTTAGTAGAGACTTTTGTTTCAATGCGGCTTAACTTGTGCATCGATTTTGCCATGTGGACGCAGAGTGGTTTTTCAGGTGTTTCTTGATGTATTTTATgttgtcatttctgttttatagctGCCATTTCTGTACTTATCCCCAAATGTATGCAGCCTCTAAAATGAGATACTTACATAAGTGTTCAGGGAAAATTGGAGCATCTGCTGCAAATTTCCATTAGCTCTTAATGCCTGAGCAGATACAGCTTTAAAATCTGAATgttttgtcagattcttttgtGTTAGTCTTTTTCTCAAGATAAGATGaactcctcctcttcttcatttcactttctttttaaggTACATGCTGAAATATCCACAGGGAGCAATTTGTactgctctgtctccctcctaTTATATCATTAAATAGAAGAAGGATAATATGAGTCACCTTTGTAACCCTGTGGGTGTGCAAAGTCTGTTGAGCAAATATTCACTTGCTAACCTCCAGATTGTCAATCAGCCTGCATGGATGTCACGTTTCATGGGAAGGAGACCTTCCATCTGTAGTGGGGCACCAAATCTTGTGCAAGAAATTTAATGTTCAAGGATTCCTATTAACTAGTATTTAAGTAATTTGCATTTAACAGttgaactgaaagaaataaagccTTAAGTGAATGACCCTAAAGGGAAATCAGTAGTCACATGAAGAGCCAAAGCTTCCTTTGGCCTAAAAATGTGGAAATCTCAGGCAGTAAAGTGACCTATGAAGTCACAAAGGGCTCTTCTAAAGAAACAAATCATTTCCCCCAACTGGTCCCTTTCTTTAGTGACTTAAGGTTGAGTGTAGAGGTTCAAGAACACTTTTGTTCTTCCTACTTGAGAAAGATGTAAAGGAACCAGTCTTTTTGAGAGGTAATACCATCAGGTCATTTGAGGGAGACAGTGGCTAAAGGGCCACTGGCCTTTGGGAGCTGGCCTGGCTGTCACTGTTGCAGTGGCTGTGGGATGCATTCCCTGCTGCAAGTGCAGATagaagtggaaaagagaaaaaaaaaaagctgatccCACAGGGCAGAGTATTCACAAGGAGGGAAGAAGTGGTACTAAAGAAGCCGAGAATAAAATGTTTGCCTTTTTGCATGACATGGACCTGGATATAGAAAGTTAGTATGCCAGAAAGAGTagaaaataagagaggaaaagcCATAACAAAACTGCTGTCAGTTGATATGGGAGAACCGGCCCTGAAGCTGGTCAGAGCGCTGGTGAGGTCTGGCAGGAGTGGAAGTGTTATCTTGGCAGGGGCTGAAGGGCCCCTGTATGTTGATTGAGCCACCTAAGAGAAAAGGAGCCATGATTCACCTCCTTCAAATAAGAATTCAGAGCCTGTGACTGAGATTTAGAATAGTGTGATCTCTGGTCTATTTTGCTGGCATTTACTGAATGTTGTGAGTAAGATTCCAGAATGCACCTAAAATGTGGAAAAACAAAACTTGTTGCTGGAAAAAAGCCTAAACTTAAAAATGTGATCCAAGTCAACAAATTAATCTCACTTTAAGCCAAAGGAAATGCTTGAAATGAAAGTACTGCCAGGAAATAGAGTATTCAAGATTTAGCATGAAAGATACGTATTTTATGTTTAGTGACTTCCTTGGCCATAACACGTTACTAGAACCTTCAGATAACCCCTTCTGAGGTCTCTGTGCTTTTTCATACCTTAAACACTACTAGGacatcactttttttcccctccctgatGTCCCTTTCccttttaggaaaagaaaaaaaatacgtgtgtgtgtgtgtgtgtgtgtgtgagtgtgtgtgtgtgagtgagagtaATAGCTGACCACTAATATGACCTCTAGGAAAAAACCACAGCATTGTTTGTGGTTTATCTTCAGGAAGATAAATCAAAGGAAGTAAAAGAAGGAACTGGGACATTGCTTTTATTTAGTTTCATTTGCATAGCACGCCTCAAAATTCACTATGCCCTTTCCAATAGGTTAATTGCCCATATTTTCACAATTCCAAaaatctggggagaaaaaaaacgtATGATTTTAGTAATAAAACCACAGTTTTATTTGGTGTGAGAAGTTGTCCACCAAGAATTGTCTCATTCATGTGTTGGCTTTACGGAATATTTCATCATAATTTGAGGTGGTTCCACATGCCCTGGGGATGGCTGTATTCCTTTAATAAAGGAATAGCAGGGTTTTGGTTTTgggagtttgttgttgttgttgttgttgtttgttggcATTGTGCAGAAGAGAGGGAGTACTGATTGGGTCCAGCTAGCTGTCTAGgggaaagaaagtgaagaaaaaaggaagtgcAGATTGTTAATgttatttccaaaggaaaaaatgaaggatGGAAAGATTTCAATCATCAGTCTTGGTAAGGGATAGCATTCCaaagaaaaattctaaacaattttacatctttattGAAAACAATTGATATGGAACTCCCAGGTTGGAAAGTACTTAGATTAGCTTAAACTCTAAGATTAATTTAGATTTCCTGAATTACATGCCTGTAGTTCTGCTGTAATCTGTTGTTTCTTTCTGTCATATATTCTCCTTTTTAGATATGGAAGAAAGCAGCAGTGTCGCCATGTTGGTGCCAGACATTGGGGAGCAAGAAGCTATACTGACTGCTGAAACTGTCATCAGTTCATCACTGGAAATCGATGAGCAAAGAAAAGCTAAAACAGATCCATTAATCCATGTTATCCAAAAGTTAAGCAAGATAGTGGAACATGAAAAGTcccaaaaatgtcttttaattgggaaaaaacGGTCACGTTCAAGTGCTGCAAACCGCTTTCTTGAAAGTCAAGAACCTTGCGAGATTCCAGCTAAAGTAACCCAGTCACCTGCTGCTGATATTAGACAGGCTGAGATGTCACAAATGCATTTTACCCCTGACTCTCCTGCCCAGAATGATGGGAAGGCTATGTCTTATCAGTGTAGCCTTTGTAAGTTTCTGTCATCATCTTTTTCGGTGTTAAAAGATCACATCAAGCAGCATGGACAGCAGAATGAAGTGATACTAATGTGTTCAGAGTGCCATATTACATCGAAAAGCCAGGAGGAACTTGAAGCTCACGTGGTAAATGATCACGAAAACGATGCCAACAGTCACATTCAATCCAAAGCCCAACAGTGTGTAAGCCCCACCAGCTCCTTGTGTAAGAGAACCACAGAAAGGCATAATGAAGCCACTCCTGACGTCCCAGTAAGTGTGGACAACCCACAGACTCATACTGTCCAGACGGCACCCATGGCAGGaatggggaggaggaaatggtATGCCTATGAGCAGTACGGCATGTATCGGTGCTTGTTTTGTAGTTATACTTGCGGCCAGCAGAGAATGTTGAAAACACATGCTTGGAAACACGCTGGGGAGGTTGACTGCTCCTATCCGATCTTTGAAAACGAAAATGAGCCCCTGGGCTTGCTGGACCCTTCAGTGGCTGCTGCACCTGGTGGGGTCGATGCAGTCGTCATTGCCATTGGAGATAACGAACTGAGCATCCATAATGGGCCATCAGTACAGGTGCAGATTTGCAGCTCAGAACCGTTAACATCTTCGTCTCCTTTAGAACCAAGTGCGGAAGGAGGGGTTCACCTCAGTCAGTCAGTCACCCTTGACCCTAATGAGGAAGAAATGCTAGAGGTGATTTCTGATGCAGAGGAGAATCTGGTCGCTGATAGCCTACTTTCATCAGCACAGAAAATCATTAGCAGTAGCCCAAATAAAAAAGGTCACGTTAACGTGATAGTGGAGCGTCTGCCAAGTGCCGAAGAAACTCTTCCGCAGAAACATTTCCTCATGAATGCTGACATTGAGGAGGGGAAAAACCTGAGCCCGACAGAGGCCAAGATTGGGTGTGAGGGAAGAGATGAAGTTTATCGTGCTGATAAGTGTACTGTCGATATTGGGGGGCTGATCATAGGCTGGAGCAATACAGAGAAGAAAGACAGCGGGTTAATAAATAAAGGACTGGCTCCTGATGAGAATGCCCCACCGGGCCGAAGAAGGACAAATTCTGAGTCTCTTAGACTACACTCGTTAGCTGCAGAAGCCCTGGTCACAATGCCAATAAGAGCTGCAGAACTCACACGAGCCAACCTCGGGCACTACGGGAATATAAACCTTTTAGATCCAGATACTGGACAAAGGCAAGTAGATAGCACGTTGGCAGCATATTCTAAAATGATACCACCGCTTAAAAACTCTTCAGAGGGGCTGACTAGTTTTAACCAAAGCAACTCTGCCTTAGTAGCCCTCCCAGAGGGTAGGCAGGAATTGTCAGATGGGCAAGTGAAGACAGGCATCAGCATGTCCTTGCTGACCGTGATTGAAAAATTAAGGGAAAGGACAGACCAAAATGCTTCTGATGACGACATTCTGAAAGAGCTGCAGGACAACGCCCAGTGCCAGCCCAGCAGCGACCCAAGTTTGTCAGGAAGCAGCGTGGTGGAATACATCCCTGATGCTGAGCGGCCCTACCGCTGCCGTCTGTGTCACTACACCAGCGGTAACAAGGGCTACATCAAGCAGCACTTACGCGTCCATCGACAGAGACAGCCATATCAGTGTCCTATCTGTGAGCACATAGCTGACAACAGCAAAGACTTGGAGAACCACATGATCAACCACTGTAAAACGAGAATATACCAGTGCAAGCAGTGCGAAGAATCTTTTCATTATAAGGTGAGCGTCAGTTCGTGAAATCATTCAGAGAACGTTGGAATTTTAGAACAAGGTGGGGACTTTGTAGATCGCGTACACCCACCTCATTTTACACATATGGAGACTGAGgcccacaaaaaaaccccagataaTCTGTCCATGGGATCCCAACTAACTAGTATTAAAGTTGGGACTGAAATCTGGGTCATCACAATGCCTGTTGTAGGATTCTTTCCCCTGCCTGCCACCTTCTTAACAGGCCTGTGTTTACTGCTTTAGTGCTTTAATGTgtctatctttttattatttaactttttaatttttattttgggggaggtggTTAGGTtcgtttatttttagaggaggtcctggggattgaaccctggacctcgtacAGGCTAAGCACActctttaccactgagctatagcttCCCCTAgtgtgtatatctttttaaaaatatgttgatttTAAAGTGCAAGAGAATTCCAAGGGCATGTACAGTGGAGGGACATTGTACACACATTTGACTGACACTAATTGAACCTTACATCCTCAATGCAAAGAGTACCtatttttcatcttaaatggtCCCAAAATGCAAGTCATTTACTTCTGTTGCTACACAACCAACCAACTGATTTATATCAttgcagaaggaaaaatggaCTGTATTAGACTTAATGAAAGACTGTGCAGTGGAAGTAGAGCCCATGTATGTTATGTTTAGTGGGAAGTTTAAGGGACTTTCAAGGATTACTTTGTGATTTTCATGTTATATGCTACCTATGAAATACTGcttttgtaaaggaaatttaTGTTCATTGAATCATTGGTTTAGAACTTTTCTTCAGTGTGCCAGTTgactctttgggggaaaaaaagtgcgTCCTAAAAGGCTAACTGGGTTGTAGATGTAGACTTTTTCTGTCAGATCATCTAGAGTCCAGCTGGTAGTAAAAAGGTGCCCAGGAATA harbors:
- the ZNF507 gene encoding zinc finger protein 507 isoform X1, which gives rise to MRRGKAGEKREKSRERGGQGRGRGYGQPPGRPKEARGSSSCRPTADMEESSSVAMLVPDIGEQEAILTAETVISSSLEIDEQRKAKTDPLIHVIQKLSKIVEHEKSQKCLLIGKKRSRSSAANRFLESQEPCEIPAKVTQSPAADIRQAEMSQMHFTPDSPAQNDGKAMSYQCSLCKFLSSSFSVLKDHIKQHGQQNEVILMCSECHITSKSQEELEAHVVNDHENDANSHIQSKAQQCVSPTSSLCKRTTERHNEATPDVPVSVDNPQTHTVQTAPMAGMGRRKWYAYEQYGMYRCLFCSYTCGQQRMLKTHAWKHAGEVDCSYPIFENENEPLGLLDPSVAAAPGGVDAVVIAIGDNELSIHNGPSVQVQICSSEPLTSSSPLEPSAEGGVHLSQSVTLDPNEEEMLEVISDAEENLVADSLLSSAQKIISSSPNKKGHVNVIVERLPSAEETLPQKHFLMNADIEEGKNLSPTEAKIGCEGRDEVYRADKCTVDIGGLIIGWSNTEKKDSGLINKGLAPDENAPPGRRRTNSESLRLHSLAAEALVTMPIRAAELTRANLGHYGNINLLDPDTGQRQVDSTLAAYSKMIPPLKNSSEGLTSFNQSNSALVALPEGRQELSDGQVKTGISMSLLTVIEKLRERTDQNASDDDILKELQDNAQCQPSSDPSLSGSSVVEYIPDAERPYRCRLCHYTSGNKGYIKQHLRVHRQRQPYQCPICEHIADNSKDLENHMINHCKTRIYQCKQCEESFHYKSQLRNHEREQHSLPDTLSIATSNESRISSDTTDGKGVQEGSKSSVQKRYRCDVCDYTSTTYVGVRNHRRIHNSDKPYRCSLCGYVCSHPPSLKSHMWKHASDQNYNYEQVNKAINDAISQSGRVLGKSPGKSLLNSSEESADSLTGSSENLVSSSSSELISQAPSEVVGPNENGKLSPTSNTSYNLEKNSSLAPPGMEYCVLLFCCCICGFESTSKENLLDHMKEHEGEIVNIILNKDHNSALPTNQMQ
- the ZNF507 gene encoding zinc finger protein 507 isoform X2 — its product is MEESSSVAMLVPDIGEQEAILTAETVISSSLEIDEQRKAKTDPLIHVIQKLSKIVEHEKSQKCLLIGKKRSRSSAANRFLESQEPCEIPAKVTQSPAADIRQAEMSQMHFTPDSPAQNDGKAMSYQCSLCKFLSSSFSVLKDHIKQHGQQNEVILMCSECHITSKSQEELEAHVVNDHENDANSHIQSKAQQCVSPTSSLCKRTTERHNEATPDVPVSVDNPQTHTVQTAPMAGMGRRKWYAYEQYGMYRCLFCSYTCGQQRMLKTHAWKHAGEVDCSYPIFENENEPLGLLDPSVAAAPGGVDAVVIAIGDNELSIHNGPSVQVQICSSEPLTSSSPLEPSAEGGVHLSQSVTLDPNEEEMLEVISDAEENLVADSLLSSAQKIISSSPNKKGHVNVIVERLPSAEETLPQKHFLMNADIEEGKNLSPTEAKIGCEGRDEVYRADKCTVDIGGLIIGWSNTEKKDSGLINKGLAPDENAPPGRRRTNSESLRLHSLAAEALVTMPIRAAELTRANLGHYGNINLLDPDTGQRQVDSTLAAYSKMIPPLKNSSEGLTSFNQSNSALVALPEGRQELSDGQVKTGISMSLLTVIEKLRERTDQNASDDDILKELQDNAQCQPSSDPSLSGSSVVEYIPDAERPYRCRLCHYTSGNKGYIKQHLRVHRQRQPYQCPICEHIADNSKDLENHMINHCKTRIYQCKQCEESFHYKSQLRNHEREQHSLPDTLSIATSNESRISSDTTDGKGVQEGSKSSVQKRYRCDVCDYTSTTYVGVRNHRRIHNSDKPYRCSLCGYVCSHPPSLKSHMWKHASDQNYNYEQVNKAINDAISQSGRVLGKSPGKSLLNSSEESADSLTGSSENLVSSSSSELISQAPSEVVGPNENGKLSPTSNTSYNLEKNSSLAPPGMEYCVLLFCCCICGFESTSKENLLDHMKEHEGEIVNIILNKDHNSALPTNQMQ